A window of Mangifera indica cultivar Alphonso chromosome 13, CATAS_Mindica_2.1, whole genome shotgun sequence contains these coding sequences:
- the LOC123194293 gene encoding uncharacterized protein LOC123194293, with translation MSNSCDQLEEIKALISSNSKQSKSFGYSSLLHFQEQSTSIPSAVQALAHNVPSLVASIVSDMFDEDEETAAQALKCLGFMIYHPSLIAAVLVDDVSLVLQSLTKLIMSTKLKSVRNLGVWCISIQQLNVSFLASHFHSLLRAVVLALDNPIGSLSTTFEALQAVMKLASQLSENMRELSHIWVPPICRRLLSSEKKERDMSERCLLNIKSTMIPPTLALSKALAEEMKKNLLARMKDLLNQDMKIETIQAWGWFIRLLGSHAIKKNRHLINDMLKVPELTFSDHNPQVQIASLAAWEGLIDTLIYLPILPRETNRDVENGYRQVRAPKGNIYDIQENAALKNIKLIMTPLIGIFSSKCEVSVISSCMTTWCYLLHKLDTSINCPSVMKLVLDPILEAVFQKGPHGKNIWSWNLCLELLHDSILVKFKDVNCDTNGLRIDNLPVKTSMLGPSISGEYYWKQYPIKWLPWDLSRVDFFENIIYIITCPISMKKVSYEDQNSTCDAALKIFRSVLKAVQMEIKNLAVDYKDIVLCLNSILRFTAKICEDLSSKGKGNNDMHHASLSFVEAVIEELEPLILGSPLYKVALDIKFIEKQPSRNDIKHAKVLGISSVTFMDMVSPMVYLMVIYIRELVGLTLNKPRMDFYIQKSYKFFKFLFFSYDPLEVLLATNGLLYERIRYCHLQIWTAITEGLKEWIHSVKDLSFLNKESDSTYCLAICRLLSYPFVICPFLLSNSTPVKVRSSLEEAIVSSGRSIEHEHVIEVWKSLYASVITSKIEYSTSSFPEDLCSVINGCLDDSTSMLVLSTEIDSSKEDLDPNLLCLSGDVVICILEHIKMSELSSSSAKTKLDGGHKISGFDNIVGLAARFLKFSRMKMGLKPLNGMQTSRVFSSLACFVNCLVLQENIVSFFKIISCPLLLWLSLTEIQDQATNEQLPRLWAETLNSLQKSQPPIIFDSAFLKLQASLVEKALNHPSFSISEPTISFWNSTYGKQVELYYPQNLLHVLDKLSRSGRIKLLPSSQPLLKRSHSGTEDIAAPQKYRVTATHNRSSKRVEIIEETINMIEQKGQVSASPKRGWSMLTEHQKEVRRAQQGREWDCGGHGPGIRTYTNVDFSQGNDELPETQDY, from the exons ATGTCAAATTCTTGTGATCAGCTGGAAGAAATCAAAGCTCTGATTTCTTCTAATTCCAAGCAAAGTAAATCATTCGGTTATTCTTCTCTTTTGCACTTTCAAGAACAGTCCACTAGTATTCCGTCTGCTGTCCAAGCTCTTGCTCATAATGTCCCCTCTCTAGTTGCTTCAATCGTCTCAGATATGTTTGATGAGGATGAAGAAAC TGCAGCACAGGCTTTGAAGTGCTTGGGATTTATGATTTACCATCCATCTCTTATTGCCGCTGTTTTGG TGGATGATGTGAGTTTGGTTTTGCAGTCATTGACCAAGCTTATAATGTCCACGAAATTGAAG TCAGTACGTAATTTAGGTGTGTGGTGTATATCTATCCAACAATTGAATGTGTCATTTCTtgcttcccatttccattcactGTTGCGAGCTGTTGTTCTTGCCCTTGACAATCCTATTGGTTCTTTGTCAACAACATTTGAGGCTTTACAG GCTGTGATGAAGTTAGCTTCTCAATTAAGTGAAAATATGAGAGAACTGTCACATATATGGGTTCCTCCAATATGTAGAAGACTTCTTAGTAGtgagaagaaagaaagggacATGTCAGAAAGATGTTTGTTGAATATTAAGTCCACAATGATTCCTCCTACCCTAGCTCTGTCTAAG GCACTTGctgaagaaatgaagaaaaatttacTCGCTAGGATGAAAGATCTGTTAAACCAGGACATGAAGATTGAAACTATCCAAGCATGGGGATGGTTCATCCGCCTGCTAGGGTCTCATGCCATTAAGAAAAATAGacatttaattaatgatatgcTTAAAGTGCCTGAGCTGACATTTTCAGATCACAACCCACAAGTCCAAATTGCTTCACTG GCTGCCTGGGAAGGTCTTATTGATACTCTTATTTACCTACCAATACTACCTCGTGAGACAAACAGAGATGTTGAGAATGGTTACCGTCAAGTGAGAGCACCTAAGGGAAATATTTATGACATCCAAGAAAATGCAGCtctcaaaaacataaaactgaTAATGACACCTCTGATAGGCATCTTTTCAAGTAAATGTGAAGTATCTGTTATCTCTTCCTGCATGACTACATGGTGTTATCTGCTACATAAACTTGATACCTCTATTAACTGCCCATCAGtgatgaaattggtgttggatCCTATCCTGGAAGCCGTTTTTCAGAAGGGACCTCATGGTAAGAATATCTGGTCATGGAATCTATGCCTAGAACTGCTTCATGATTCTATTCTAGTCAAATTCAAAGATGTGAACTGTGACACCAATGGCCTGAGAATTGACAATTTACCAGTTAAAACCTCTATGCTTGGACCTTCAATATCAGGTGAATACTATTGGAAGCAGTATCCAATTAAATGGTTGCCATGGGATCTTAGCCGAGTGGATTTCtttgaaaacataatttatattatcacTTGTCCTATTTCAATGAAAAAAGTCTCCTATGAAGACCAAAATTCAACATGTGATGCTGCTTTAAAGATATTTAGATCTGTTTTAAAAGCAGTCcaaatggaaataaaaaatttagctGTTGATTACAAGGATATTGTGTTGTGTTTGAACTCAATATTAAGGTTCACAGCAAAGATATGTGAAGATTTGTCTTCTAAAGGAAAAGGCAATAATGATATGCATCATGCTTCTCTGTCATTTGTTGAGGCTGTCATTGAGGAGTTAGAACCTCTGATTCTGGGATCCCCTTTGTACAAGGTGGCATTAGACATCAAGTTCATTGAAAAACAACCATCTCGTAATGACATTAAGCATGCAAAAGTTCTAGGCATCAGTTCTGTCACTTTCATGGACATGGTTTCACCCATGGTTTATTTAATGGTCATCTACATCCGTGAGTTGGTTGGGTTAACTTTGAATAAACCCAGAATGgacttttatatacaaaaatcttacaagttctttaaatttttatttttctcttatgaCCCCCTAGAAGTGCTTCTAGCCACAAATGGTTTGTTGTATGAACGCATAAGATATTGTCACTTGCAGATATGGACTGCAATAACTGAAGGGCTAAAAGAGTGGATACATAGTGTGAAAGATCTCTCATTCTTAAATAAGGAATCCGATAGTACATATTGTCTTGCCATTTGCCGTCTCTTGTCCTACCCATTTGTTATATGTCCGTTTCTTCTATCAAACTCAACCCCAGTCAAAGTCAGAAGCTCCTTAGAAGAAGCTATTGTTTCATCAGGGAGAAGTATTGAGCATGAACATGTTATTGAGGTGTGGAAGTCACTTTATGCTTCTGTTATTACCTCAAAAATTGAATATTCCACTAGCAGTTTCCCTGAGGACTTGTGTTCAGTTATAAACGGATGTCTGGATGATAGTACTAGCATGCTTGTGTTAAGTACTGAGATCGATTCAAGTAAAGAGGATTTGGATCCTAATCTTTTATGTTTATCTGGTGATGTTGTGATCTGTATCCTGGAGCATATTAAAATGTCAGAATTAAGTTCAAGTTCAGCCAAAACTAAACTTGATGGTGGCCATAAGATATCTGGCTTCGACAATATCGTGGGACTTGCTGCCAG GTTCTTGAAGTTTTCAAGGATGAAGATGGGACTCAAACCACTAAATGGTATGCAGACTTCCAG GGTATTTTCCTCATTGGCTTGCTTTGTTAATTGCTTAGTTTTGCAGGAAAATATTGTGTCATTTTTCAAG ATCATTTCTTGTCCGCTGCTTCTCTGGTTGTCACTTACTGAAATACAGGATCAAGCCACCAATGAGCAGCTTCCAAGACTATGGGCTGAAACTTTGAATTCTTTGCAAAAGAGTCAGCCACCAATAATCTTCGATTCTGCCTTCCTCAAACTTCAGGCAAGCCTCGTTGAAAAAGCCCTTAATCACCCAAGTTTCTCAATTTCTGAACCAACTATCTCCTTCTGGAATTCCACATATGGTAAGCAAGTGGAGTTGTATTACCCTCAAAACTTGCTTCATGTCTTAGACAAGCTCTCAAGAAGCGGAAGAATAAAACTGTTGCCAAGTAGCCAACCATTGCTGAAGAGAAGCCATTCTGGAACAGAGGACATTGCAGCACCACAGAAATACAGGGTGACTGCAACACATAATAGGAGCTCGAAAAGGGTAGAAAtaatagaggaaacaataaaTATGATTGAGCAGAAGGGTCAAGTGTCGGCTAGTCCAAAAAGAGGGTGGTCCATGCTCACTGAGCATCAAAAGGAGGTTAGACGAGCACAACAGGGAAGGGAATGGGATTGTGGTGGACATGGTCCTGGAATCCGGACATAtacaaatgttgatttttctcAAGGAAACGATGAATTACCAGAGACTCAAgattattag
- the LOC123195005 gene encoding zinc finger BED domain-containing protein DAYSLEEPER-like, whose translation MATNEETQLDNKVLMTPETQPNDELMTPETQTNDVMITPDAQPNDVMMTPETQPNDGMMTPEIQPNDVMMTPEKQPNDGMITPETQPNDGMMTSETELNDGMITPETQPNEVMNTSETPVNDVLTTSETQLNNEVALMESLPNNELVIADTQPNSHLSVQEMYPDNELAIQEIHPNNELSFPETQPGNMPAITQPNNEVTSQETQPNKRRKKKSIVWEYFTIETVSAGCRRACCKQCKQSFAYSTGSKVAGTSHLKRHIAKGTCPGLLRNQGNNQLTPYTPRMGGSEPPKRRYRSPSVPYISFDQDRCRHEIARMIIMHNYPLHMVEHPGFITFVKNLQPRFDKVSFNTVQGDCVATYLREKQSLMTFIEGIPGRFCLTLDLWTSSQSLGYVFITGHFVDSEWRLQKRTLNVMMEPYPDSDSAFSHAVAACLSDWSLEGKLFSLTFSHPLSEGGLEQLRALLCIKNNLVLNGQLLLRNCIARTFSSMAKVVLEAGQGIVKKIRDSVKYVKISESHEEKFLELKQQLQVPSEKSLSIDDQTKWDTTYQMLVAASELKEVFSCLDTSDPDYKEAPSMEDWKLVETLSAFLKPLFDSANILTTTTSPTAIIFFHEAWKIHSDLTRSVTNEDPFVIDVTKAMLEKIDIYWKDCCFALAIAVVMDPRFKMKLVEFSFTKLYGEDAPAYIKIVDDGVHELFEEYVTLPLPLTPTYTEEGNTGVNVMSEESQGGGFLSDNGLTDFDMYIMETTSQQTKSELDQYLDESLLPRVHDFDVLGWWKLNKLKYPMLSKMARDILSIPVSSVTVDSVFDTVNKEMDQYRSSLRPETMEALICAKDWFQYSSSEVSNALVKMEV comes from the coding sequence ATGGCAACCAATGAAGAAACACAGCTTGATAACAAAGTGCTGATGACTCCAGAAACACAGCCTAATGATGAGTTGATGACCCCAGAAACTCAGACTAATGACGTGATGATAACTCCAGACGCACAGCCTAATGATGTGATGATGACTCCGGAAACACAGCCCAATGATGGGATGATGACTCCAGAAATCCAGCCTAATGATGTGATGATGACACCGGAAAAACAACCAAATGATGGGATGATAACCCCAGAAACGCAGCCTAATGATGGAATGATGACATCAGAAACAGAGCTTAATGATGGGATGATAACTCCAGAAACGCAGCCTAATGAAGTGATGAACACTTCAGAAACACCGGTTAATGATGTTCTGACAACTTCAGAAACACAGTTAAACAACGAGGTAGCTCTTATGGAGTCACTGCCTAACAATGAGCTGGTGATTGCAGACACACAGCCCAACAGTCACTTATCAGTTCAAGAGATGTATCCTGACAATGAACTAGCAATTCAAGAGATCCATCCTAACAATGAGCTATCATTTCCAGAGACACAGCCTGGTAATATGCCGGCTATTACACAGCCGAACAATGAGGTGACCAGTCAAGAAACTCAACCTAACAAGCGGAGGAAAAAGAAGTCCATAGTCTGGGAGTATTTCACCATAGAAACTGTTAGTGCTGGATGTAGAAGAGCGTGCTGTAAACAGTGCAAGCAAAGTTTTGCATACAGCACAGGTTCAAAAGTTGCAGGTACAAGTCACCTCAAACGCCACATTGCCAAGGGAACCTGCCCAGGACTCTTACGTAATCAGGGTAACAATCAGTTAACCCCATATACCCCAAGGATGGGTGGAAGTGAACCGCCAAAGCGACGCTACCGATCTCCTAGTGTGCCATACATTTCATTTGATCAGGACCGTTGCCGTCATGAAATTGCTAGGATGATCATCATGCACAACTATCCTCTTCATATGGTTGAACATCCTGGATTTATAACCTTTGTAAAGAATCTTCAGCCCCGGTTTGACAAGGTAAGCTTCAACACTGTCCAAGGGGATTGTGTTGCTACCTACTTGAGAGAAAAGCAAAGCCTTATGACATTCATTGAGGGCATACCTGGAAGATTTTGCCTGACATTGGACTTGTGGACTTCTAGCCAAAGCTTAGGTTATGTGTTTATAACTGGGCACTTTGTTGACAGTGAGTGGAGGTTGCAAAAGCGAACTCTCAATGTTATGATGGAACCTTATCCTGATTCAGACAGTGCTTTCAGCCACGCTGTTGCTGCTTGCCTTTCTGATTGGAGTTTGGAAGGCAAGTTGTTTTCTCTCACTTTCAGTCATCCTCTAAGTGAAGGAGGGCTTGAACAGCTTAGGGCTTTGCTATGCATCAAGAATAACCTTGTTCTTAATGGTCAGTTGTTGCTTAGGAATTGCATTGCTCGTACTTTTAGCAGTATGGCAAAAGTTGTGCTGGAGGCAGGACAAGGAATTGTCAAGAAAATTCGTGACAGTGTAAAGTATGTGAAGATTTCAGAATCACACGAGGAAAAATTTCTTGAACTCAAGCAACAACTTCAAGTCCCCAGCGAAAAAAGCCTATCTATTGATGACCAAACTAAGTGGGACACAACATATCAGATGCTGGTGGCTGCTTCAGAGTTGAAGGAAGTCTTTTCTTGTTTGGATACTTCTGATCCTGATTACAAGGAAGCTCCGTCAATGGAAGACTGGAAACTGGTTGAGACTTTAAGTGCATTCTTGAAACCTCTTTTTGATTCTGCCAACATTTTGACTACTACCACCAGCCCAACTGCAATTATATTCTTTCATGAAGCATGGAAGATTCACTCAGACCTGACTCGGTCtgttacaaatgaagatccgtTTGTCATTGATGTTACTAAAGCAATGCTAGAGAAGATTGATATATACTGGAAGGATTGTTGCTTTGCATTGGCAATTGCGGTTGTCATGGATCCACGCTTCAAGATGAAGCTTGTTGAATTCAGTTTCACAAAACTTTATGGTGAAGATGCTCCTGCATATATCAAGATTGTTGATGATGGGGTTCATGAGCTCTTTGAGGAATATGTTACACTTCCCCTGCCTCTAACTCCAACGTACACAGAAGAAGGAAATACTGGGGTCAATGTGATGTCAGAGGAATCCCAGGGAGGAGGTTTTCTGTCAGACAATGGATTGACAGATTTTGATATGTATATCATGGAGACTACCAGCCAACAGACGAAGTCTGAGCTTGACCAGTATTTGGATGAATCCTTGTTGCCTCGTGTGCATGATTTTGATGTGTTGGGTTGGTGGAAACTGAACAAGTTGAAGTATCCCATGCTGTCAAAAATGGCTCGTGATATCTTGTCAATACCAGTATCGAGTGTGACTGTGGACTCTGTGTTTGATACAGTAAACAAAGAGATGGATCAGTACAGGAGTTCTTTACGACCAGAGACTATGGAAGCCCTTATTTGTGCGAAGGACTGGTTCCAGTATAGTTCATCCGAAGTATCAAATGCACTTGTGAAAATGGAAGTTTAG